The proteins below come from a single Dermacentor albipictus isolate Rhodes 1998 colony chromosome 7, USDA_Dalb.pri_finalv2, whole genome shotgun sequence genomic window:
- the LOC135917206 gene encoding neprilysin-2-like isoform X1, producing MAESKDFSPGTDSKSSSSATASVTPSRGAEGRRGSASSTKSSPPAKSRGSVERKKRKQRKAPATDQAGNEANVQPPQTADDKPTAEPPAGVNPQEDGHQEAPAAASFGLTPDATFDSVLHPMAPTSLPSGSTRVAMSDTSLSKTPATEPLDTNQEVTCGLMVPCVPQTEPPIPPRAATPEVILQKPSTSETLVKQSDDEHQVIPQLPPVQSELVQVPKVPEWSLQRPSKRVFRAGQKYAKGSMAICCNVLLLVAAVLVVVAFAKYFSGLEDPPKEVLCATKDCTAFGLELSAAIDTAADPCHDFHRFVCGGWEDPKRRETTEGRMAAAAAYLAIAEMETDGGRTSKATQFFHSCNTASAQREDNLREFAELRRSLGLSWPEQKPNGSVHPLDVMVDLAINWEMNFLFDLSAVSVRESTALLFSRGRLDAGWEQSAHYSWVHYEYEDYARKYYDILGVSDGQVDIESANLLKLEKAILNAKVAFLYDAPRQSWFKLSDLDSHTKTASAALWLGFLTKHDKQFTWTADSAVITEDVKIFRSIDKLMKDFDNDQLIIGLSWMFIQTHLWAVYGEPSIRFHGTPDALSAVRRRGCMEYVDSRLGLLSLSQTISEHYGFSENRLHVISFLYRLKQNVKRLVNNLTWMDEDSKRMAYRKLERMTSVLMPDDSFFERGKRDKLYSVFPNMAGNTFVTNIVKASEIYRGLRNHEHFADVYSVRVHPRYGRETYLYLPNLMKLAVLNLHPPLFFQNATFAIIYGGLGSFVARQMAKSLDDVGVTVDDAGQSGIWLSPNAAAVHAEKVACNVRASSYGGEWRPMRLFPAVAGLEIAYRSYMAAVAADYRALGVFRVHHLEAFTDDQVFFLTYCYALCSKRPQTMGDECNVPLKNSKRFAAAFRCPENSRMNPRVKCTFFDP from the exons acagcagacgacaagccaacCGCCGAGCCACCGGCAGGAGTGAACCCCCAGGAGGACGGCCATCAAGAGGCTCCGGCAGCCGCGTCGTTTGGTCTAACGCCTGACGCCACGTTTGACTCCGTTCTCCACCCGATGGCGCCAACATCGCTGCCGTCGGGGTCAACTCGCGTCGCGATGTCCGACACCAGCCTGTCGAAGACGCCAGCGACAGAGCCATTGGACACGAATCAGGAGGTCACATGTGGCCTCATGGTCCCTTGTGTTCCACAGACAGAGCCGCCGATCCCACCGCGTGCCGCCACGCCCGAAGTTATTCTCCAGAAGCCGTCGACGTCCGAGACTTTGGTCAAGCAGAGTGACGACGAGCATCAGGTCATTCCACAG CTTCCACCTGTCcagtcagagttggtgcaagtgCCTAAAGTGCCCGAATGGTCCTTGCAGCGACCGTCAAAAAGGGTGTTCCGTGCAGGACAGAAG TACGCCAAAGGAAGCATGGCCATCTGCTGCAACGTGCTACTGTTGGTTGCCGCTGTCCTTGTCGTTGTGGCGTTTGCCAAGTACTTCTCCGGACTGGAAGATCCGCCCAAGGAAGTGCTCTGCGCCACGAAAGACTGCACCGCATTCGGCCTGGAGCTCAGCGCTGCCATCGACACGGCGGCCGACCCATGCCACGACTTCCACAGATTCGTGTGCGGAGGCTGGGAAGACCCCAAGCGCCGAGAGACGACCGAGGGGCGCATGGCGGCCGCCGCCGCCTACTTGGCGATCGCGGAGATGGAGACCGACGGAGGTCGCACCAGCAAGGCGACGCAGTTCTTCCACAGCTGCAACACGGCGAGCGCGCAGAGGGAAGATAATCTCAGGGAATTCGCCGAGCTCCGCCGGTCCCTCGGCCTGTCCTGGCCCGAGCAAAAGCCCAACGGCTCCGTCCATCCTTTGGACGTCATGGTGGACCTGGCGATCAATTGGGAAATGAACTTCCTCTTCGATCTGAGCGCCGTATCTGTGCGCGAGTCCACCGCGTTGCTGTTTTCTCGGGGCCGTCTGGACGCGGGCTGGGAGCAGAGCGCGCATTACTCGTGGGTGCACTACGAGTACGAGGATTACGCTAGGAAGTACTACGATATCCTCGGAGTCAGCGACGGACAGGTCGACATTGAATCCGCCAACCTGCTTAAGCTGGAGAAGGCCATCCTGAACGCGAAGGTGGCGTTTCTATACGATGCGCCTCGTCAAAGTTGGTTCAAGCTGAGCGACCTGGACAGCCACACGAAAACAGCATCGGCTGCCCTCTGGCTTGGCTTTCTGACCAAGCACGACAAACAGTTCACCTGGACGGCTGATAGCGCAGTGATCACCGAAGACGTGAAAATATTTCGAAGCATAGATAAGTTGATGAAGGACTTCGACAACGACCAGCTAATTATCGGGCTCTCGTGGATGTTCATCCAGACGCACCTGTGGGCTGTCTACGGCGAGCCGTCCATTAGGTTCCACGGCACGCCCGACGCGCTTTCGGCGGTGAGACGTCGTGGCTGCATGGAGTACGTGGATTCGCGCCTTGGGTTACTGAGCTTGTCCCAGACCATTAGCGAACACTACGGCTTTAGCGAGAACCGCCTCCACGTGATAAGCTTCTTGTACAGACTCAAACAGAATGTCAAGCGCCTGGTAAACAACCTCACCTGGATGGACGAGGACAGCAAGCGCATGGCGTACCGCAAGCTGGAACGCATGACTAGCGTACTTATGCCGGACGACAGCTTCTTCGAGAGAGGGAAGCGCGACAAACTGTACAGCGTCTTCCCGAACATGGCCGGCAACACATTCGTGACGAACATCGTGAAGGCATCCGAGATCTACCGCGGACTCCGCAACCACGAGCACTTCGCGGACGTTTACAGCGTCCGCGTGCATCCCCGATACGGACGCGAGACGTACCTTTACCTTCCCAACCTGATGAAGCTCGCTGTCCTCAACCTGCACCCTCCGCTGTTCTTCCAGAACGCCACGTTCGCGATCATCTACGGCGGCCTGGGATCCTTCGTGGCTCGCCAGATGGCCAAGTCCTTGGATGACGTGGGCGTGACGGTGGACGACGCGGGTCAGAGCGGCATTTGGCTCAGTCCCAACGCTGCTGCTGTGCACGCCGAGAAGGTGGCCTGCAACGTCCGAGCGAGCTCGTACGGGGGCGAGTGGCGCCCGATGCGCCTCTTTCCGGCCGTGGCCGGCCTGGAGATTGCGTACCGGAGCTACATGGCAGCCGTTGCGGCGGACTACCGCGCTCTGGGCGTCTTCAGGGTGCACCACCTCGAGGCGTTCACGGACGACCAAGTGTTCTTCCTGACCTACTGCTACGCTTTGTGCTCGAAGCGGCCGCAGACCATGGGCGACGAGTGCAATGTGCCGCTCAAGAACTCGAAGCGATTCGCGGCCGCCTTCCGCTGTCCCGAGAACTCGCGCATGAATCCGCGAGTCAAGTGTACGTTTTTTGATCCCTGA
- the LOC135917206 gene encoding neprilysin-1-like isoform X2 yields the protein MAESKDFSPGTDSKSSSSATASVTPSRGAEGRRGSASSTKSSPPAKSRGSVERKKRKQRKAPATDQAGNEANVQPPQLPPVQSELVQVPKVPEWSLQRPSKRVFRAGQKYAKGSMAICCNVLLLVAAVLVVVAFAKYFSGLEDPPKEVLCATKDCTAFGLELSAAIDTAADPCHDFHRFVCGGWEDPKRRETTEGRMAAAAAYLAIAEMETDGGRTSKATQFFHSCNTASAQREDNLREFAELRRSLGLSWPEQKPNGSVHPLDVMVDLAINWEMNFLFDLSAVSVRESTALLFSRGRLDAGWEQSAHYSWVHYEYEDYARKYYDILGVSDGQVDIESANLLKLEKAILNAKVAFLYDAPRQSWFKLSDLDSHTKTASAALWLGFLTKHDKQFTWTADSAVITEDVKIFRSIDKLMKDFDNDQLIIGLSWMFIQTHLWAVYGEPSIRFHGTPDALSAVRRRGCMEYVDSRLGLLSLSQTISEHYGFSENRLHVISFLYRLKQNVKRLVNNLTWMDEDSKRMAYRKLERMTSVLMPDDSFFERGKRDKLYSVFPNMAGNTFVTNIVKASEIYRGLRNHEHFADVYSVRVHPRYGRETYLYLPNLMKLAVLNLHPPLFFQNATFAIIYGGLGSFVARQMAKSLDDVGVTVDDAGQSGIWLSPNAAAVHAEKVACNVRASSYGGEWRPMRLFPAVAGLEIAYRSYMAAVAADYRALGVFRVHHLEAFTDDQVFFLTYCYALCSKRPQTMGDECNVPLKNSKRFAAAFRCPENSRMNPRVKCTFFDP from the exons CTTCCACCTGTCcagtcagagttggtgcaagtgCCTAAAGTGCCCGAATGGTCCTTGCAGCGACCGTCAAAAAGGGTGTTCCGTGCAGGACAGAAG TACGCCAAAGGAAGCATGGCCATCTGCTGCAACGTGCTACTGTTGGTTGCCGCTGTCCTTGTCGTTGTGGCGTTTGCCAAGTACTTCTCCGGACTGGAAGATCCGCCCAAGGAAGTGCTCTGCGCCACGAAAGACTGCACCGCATTCGGCCTGGAGCTCAGCGCTGCCATCGACACGGCGGCCGACCCATGCCACGACTTCCACAGATTCGTGTGCGGAGGCTGGGAAGACCCCAAGCGCCGAGAGACGACCGAGGGGCGCATGGCGGCCGCCGCCGCCTACTTGGCGATCGCGGAGATGGAGACCGACGGAGGTCGCACCAGCAAGGCGACGCAGTTCTTCCACAGCTGCAACACGGCGAGCGCGCAGAGGGAAGATAATCTCAGGGAATTCGCCGAGCTCCGCCGGTCCCTCGGCCTGTCCTGGCCCGAGCAAAAGCCCAACGGCTCCGTCCATCCTTTGGACGTCATGGTGGACCTGGCGATCAATTGGGAAATGAACTTCCTCTTCGATCTGAGCGCCGTATCTGTGCGCGAGTCCACCGCGTTGCTGTTTTCTCGGGGCCGTCTGGACGCGGGCTGGGAGCAGAGCGCGCATTACTCGTGGGTGCACTACGAGTACGAGGATTACGCTAGGAAGTACTACGATATCCTCGGAGTCAGCGACGGACAGGTCGACATTGAATCCGCCAACCTGCTTAAGCTGGAGAAGGCCATCCTGAACGCGAAGGTGGCGTTTCTATACGATGCGCCTCGTCAAAGTTGGTTCAAGCTGAGCGACCTGGACAGCCACACGAAAACAGCATCGGCTGCCCTCTGGCTTGGCTTTCTGACCAAGCACGACAAACAGTTCACCTGGACGGCTGATAGCGCAGTGATCACCGAAGACGTGAAAATATTTCGAAGCATAGATAAGTTGATGAAGGACTTCGACAACGACCAGCTAATTATCGGGCTCTCGTGGATGTTCATCCAGACGCACCTGTGGGCTGTCTACGGCGAGCCGTCCATTAGGTTCCACGGCACGCCCGACGCGCTTTCGGCGGTGAGACGTCGTGGCTGCATGGAGTACGTGGATTCGCGCCTTGGGTTACTGAGCTTGTCCCAGACCATTAGCGAACACTACGGCTTTAGCGAGAACCGCCTCCACGTGATAAGCTTCTTGTACAGACTCAAACAGAATGTCAAGCGCCTGGTAAACAACCTCACCTGGATGGACGAGGACAGCAAGCGCATGGCGTACCGCAAGCTGGAACGCATGACTAGCGTACTTATGCCGGACGACAGCTTCTTCGAGAGAGGGAAGCGCGACAAACTGTACAGCGTCTTCCCGAACATGGCCGGCAACACATTCGTGACGAACATCGTGAAGGCATCCGAGATCTACCGCGGACTCCGCAACCACGAGCACTTCGCGGACGTTTACAGCGTCCGCGTGCATCCCCGATACGGACGCGAGACGTACCTTTACCTTCCCAACCTGATGAAGCTCGCTGTCCTCAACCTGCACCCTCCGCTGTTCTTCCAGAACGCCACGTTCGCGATCATCTACGGCGGCCTGGGATCCTTCGTGGCTCGCCAGATGGCCAAGTCCTTGGATGACGTGGGCGTGACGGTGGACGACGCGGGTCAGAGCGGCATTTGGCTCAGTCCCAACGCTGCTGCTGTGCACGCCGAGAAGGTGGCCTGCAACGTCCGAGCGAGCTCGTACGGGGGCGAGTGGCGCCCGATGCGCCTCTTTCCGGCCGTGGCCGGCCTGGAGATTGCGTACCGGAGCTACATGGCAGCCGTTGCGGCGGACTACCGCGCTCTGGGCGTCTTCAGGGTGCACCACCTCGAGGCGTTCACGGACGACCAAGTGTTCTTCCTGACCTACTGCTACGCTTTGTGCTCGAAGCGGCCGCAGACCATGGGCGACGAGTGCAATGTGCCGCTCAAGAACTCGAAGCGATTCGCGGCCGCCTTCCGCTGTCCCGAGAACTCGCGCATGAATCCGCGAGTCAAGTGTACGTTTTTTGATCCCTGA